A single window of Gossypium arboreum isolate Shixiya-1 chromosome 13, ASM2569848v2, whole genome shotgun sequence DNA harbors:
- the LOC108463837 gene encoding dehydrodolichyl diphosphate synthase CPT3-like has protein sequence MERIRERVIQIYGNLVSLLQKCIFCILSVGPIPNHIAFIMDGNRRFTKKCKLMEGAGHKVGFSALMSMLKYCYEFGVRYVTVYAFSIENFKRSPEEVQSLMDLMLEKIEEILKKQSIVNRYGVRVIFSGNLKLLSEPVRLAAERAMLATAKNSKAVLSICVAYTSTNEIMHAVQESCEEKWDEITLLNSSGAGYGLISLGGYEQDEMDHLIKLTDIEKHMYMAAAPDPDIIIRTSGETRLSNFLLWQSANCYLYSPSVLWPEIGFRQFLWAILNFQQIHFYLDKLRKQS, from the coding sequence ATGGAGAGAATTAGAGAGAGAGTGATCCAGATATATGGCAACTTAGTTAGTTTATTGCAGAAATGTATATTTTGCATTCTTTCTGTTGGTCCCATACCTAATCATATTGCATTTATTATGGATGGGAATCGAAGATTCACAAAGAAGTGCAAGTTGATGGAAGGAGCAGGCCATAAAGTTGGATTTTCAGCTCTCATGTCCATGCTCAAGTACTGCTATGAATTTGGTGTGAGATACGTAACAGTCTATGCCTTCAGCATTGAAAATTTCAAGCGAAGTCCTGAAGAAGTTCAATCATTAATGGACTTGATGCTAGAAAAGATTGAAGAGATACTCAAGAAACAGAGCATTGTCAACCGCTATGGTGTTAGAGTTATATTTTCAGGGAACCTGAAACTCTTGAGTGAACCAGTTAGGTTGGCAGCGGAGAGAGCTATGCTTGCCACTGCTAAGAACTCCAAGGCAGTCTTGTCCATTTGTGTTGCCTACACTTCCACTAATGAGATCATGCATGCTGTTCAAGAATCTTGTGAAGAAAAATGGGATGAAATTACTCTATTGAATTCAAGTGGAGCAGGTTATGGCTTAATCAGCCTTGGAGGATATGAACAGGATGAaatggatcaccttataaaacttACTGATATCGAGAAGCATATGTATATGGCAGCTGCACCTGACCCTGATATCATAATACGTACTTCTGGTGAGACACGTTTGAGCAATTTTCTTTTATGGCAGAGTGCAAACTGCTATTTATACTCGCCTTCGGTTCTTTGGCCGGAGATTGGTTTTCGTCAATTTCTGTGGGCCATATTGAATTTTCAGCAAATTCATTTTTACTTGGACAAGCTAAGGAAACAGTCATAA